GCCCTCACCGCGGAGGGCCTCTTCGCCCCCGCGCGGAAGAAACCGCTGCCCTTCCTGCCGCAGCTCGTCGGTCTGGTGTGCGGGCGGGCGTCCGCCGCCGAACGGGACGTCCTGGAGAACGCCCGGCACCGCTGGCCCGCCGTCCGCTTCGAGGTGCGCAACGTCGCCGTCCAGGGTGTGCACGCGGTGACGCAGGTCGTCCAGGCGGTGAAGGAGCTGGACGCCTTGGACGAGGTCGACGTGATCATCGTCGCGCGGGGCGGTGGCAGCGTGGAGGATCTGCTGCCGTTCTCCGACGAGCAGCTGGTCCGGGCGGTCGCGGCCTGCCGTACGCCGGTCGTGTCGGCGATCGGGCACGAGCCGGACAATCCGCTGCTCGACCATGTGGCCGACCTGCGCGCCTCCACGCCGACCGACGCCGCGAAGAAGGTCGTACCGGACGTCGGCGAGGAACTGGAACGGGTGCGGATGCTGCGCGGGCGGGCGCGGCGTTGCGCCCAGGCGTTCCTGGAGCGGGAGGAGCGCGGGCTCGCCCACGCCCTCGCTCGGCCCGCGATACAGGATCCGCATCGGATGATCGACGAGCGGGCGGAGCACGTCTCCTCGCTCGTCGACCGCTCACGGCGCACACTCGGGCACCTCCTGGACCGTGCCGACTCGGAACTGACGCACACGCACGCGCGCGTGGTGGCGCTCTCGCCGGCCGCGACGCTGAAGCGGGGGTACGCGGTGCTCCAGAAGGCCGACGGGCATGTGATCCGGGACCCGGCCGAGGTGACGGCGGACGAGATGTTGCGCGCACGGGTCGCCGAGGGTGAGTTCACCGTTCGGGCGGGCGGCGCCGGCGGACAGGACGGCGCCGACGCGTAGCACGCGTCGGCAACCAGACAACGACGGGACGAGACCACCGGGAATGGACGCATGACGAGCAAGACGGACGAGACCCTCGGGTACGAGCAGGCCCGCGACGAGCTGATCGAGGTCGTACGGCGCCTGGAGGCGGGGGGCACGACGCTGGAGGAGTCCCTCGCCCTCTGGGAGCGCGGCGAGGAGCTGGCCAAGGTGTGCCGGCGCTGGCTGGAGGGAGCACGGGCGCGGCTGGACGCGGCGCTGGCCGAGGAGGAGGAAGCGGACGGCGAGGAGTGACCCCGGCCGGGGTCGCGGTGGAGGGCGTCGCCCGGCCGGGGTCGCGGTGGAGGGCGTCGCCCGGCCGGGGCGGCGGTGAAGGTGGCCGGTCGGCTCCGCCGGTGTGAAGCGGATCACCCACCCCGGATTATTGTTGAACTTTGAACCTTCCATCGCGTACCGTCGGCGTCGTCAGCCGATCCGGACCGCGGTCCGGTACCGGAACCGGACGCCACCCCGAGGAAGATCACGCATGTCTCTCGCTCTTGACCCCACCGCCCAGGACCTGCTGTTCCGCGAGGCCCACACCGCGAACACCTTCACCGACGAGCCGGTGACCGACGAGCAGGTCCAGGCGATCTACGACCTGGTCAAGTACGGGCCGACGGCGTTCAACCAGACCCCGCTGCGCATCACCCTGGTCCGTTCCGCCGAGGCCCGCGAGCGCCTGGTGCAGCACATGGCCGAGGGCAACCAGGCCAAGACCGCCACTGCCCCGCTCGTCGCGATCCTCTCCGCGGACAACGAGTTCCACGAGGAGCTGCCGACCCTGTTCCCGGCCTTCCCGCAGGCCAAGGACCTCTTCTTCGGCGAGCGCCCGGCCCGCGAGGGCGCCGCCGCGCTGAACGCCGCCCTCCAGGCCGCCTACTTCATCATCGGCGTCCGCGCCGCCGGTCTGGCCGCCGGACCGATGACGGGTGTGGACCTCGAGGGTGTCCGCAAGGAGTTCCTGGACGACGACCACACCCCCCTCATGATCGTCAACATCGGCAGGCCGGGCGAGGGCGCCTCCTACCCGCGCTCCCCGCGCCTGGCGTACGACGAGGTCGTCACCACCGTCTGAGGATGCTGAACGCGAAGGGGCCCCGGCACATGTGCCGGGGCCCCTTCGCACGATCAGAGGGGGTCGCCCTCCGCAGGGCTCTGGGCGCCCCCTCCAGAGGGCTCAGGTCGCCCTCAGCGGGCGCTCACGCCAGCTCAAGCGCCCCGGCCATCATCGACAACTGGGCGAAGCCGCCCGTGCCCGCCACCACGGTGGTGGAACCCGCCGCGCCCTTGAGGACGAGCGCGTCGTAGCGGCCGCCCGTGTAGCGGACCCAGGTACGGCCGGCGATCTGCTCGGTGACCTTGGTCGCCGTCGAGCCCTGACTGGCCTCCTCGACGAACTTCGAGGGCTGCTGAGTGGACTGCTCGATGGTCACGTACTCCCCGTCGGGAGCGTGGAACCCGAGGTGCCAGGCGTCGAAGTCGTCGCCCTTGAAGCGCACCGAGGTCGCCTTCCAGGTGTCGGGCAGGCCCTCGGGCGCGGCCACCGGGTACGTGGCGGCGCGCCGCGCCGTGAGGAGCTCCACGCGGTAGTCGACCTGCCGGACGTCCGGCGGGCGGTCGTCGTGCGGGACGAAGAGGTATATGACCCACGCCGCGATCATGATCACCCCGAGCGAGAGGATCATGTCCCGGGCCGTCTTCTGCTTGCCGTTCGAACCTGCCACGCCCCCTATCGTCGCAGGTGCCCGAGGCGCTCATCCGTGGGGTCCCCTGCTCATTTTGTCGGACTGACGATAGAGTCGGGTTCGAACCCTCATCCGGCCGTCGTCGTATCAGTCAGAAAGGTGCGCTCCGATGACCGAGCATCATCACTTGCCGTCCGAACTCGATGTGCCCTCCGAGGCCCCCGACCGCAACCTCGCCCTGGAACTCGTCCGGGTGACCGAAGCCGCCGCCATGGCCGCGGGCCGCTGGGTGGGTCGCGGCGACAAGAACGGCGCCGACGGCGCCGCGGTGCGCGCCATGCGGACCCTCGTCTCCACCGTGTCGATGAACGGTGTGGTCGTCATCGGCGAGGGCGAGAAGGACGAGGCCCCGATGCTCTTCAACGGCGAGCGCGTCGGTGACGGGACCGGGCCCGAGGTCGACATCGCCGTCGACCCCATCGACGGCACCACGCTGACGGCCAAGGGCATGCCGAACGCGATCGCCGTCCTCGCGGCCACCGAGCGGGGCGCGATGTTCGACCCGTCCGCCGTGTTCTACATGGACAAACTGGTCACCGGCCCCGAGGCCGCCGACTTCGTCGACATCGACGCGCCCGTGGCCGTGAACATCCGGCGGGTCGCCAAGGCCAAGCGGGCCACGCCCGAGGACGTCACGGTCGTCATCCTGGACCGCCCGCGGCACGAGGGCATCATCGAGGAGATCCGGGAGACCGGGGCGCGCATCAAGCTGATCTCCGACGGCGATGTGGCCGGCTCGATCCTGGCCCTGCGCGAGGGCACCGGCGTCGACCTGCTGCTCGGCATCGGCGGCACCCCGGAGGGCATCATCTCGGCCTGCGCCGTGAAGTGCCTGGGCGGGGTCATCCAGGGCAAGCTGTGGCCGAAGGACGCCGAGGAGCGGCAGCGCGCCCTGGACGCGGGGCACGACCTCGACCGCGTGCTGACCACCGAGGACCTGGTGACCGGCGAGAACGTCTTCTTCGTCGCGACCGGCATCACCGACGGCGAGCTGCTGCGGGGCGTCCGGTACCGGTCGGAGACCGCGACCACCGACTCGATCGTCATGCGGTCCAAGTCCGGGACGGTCCGGCGGATCGACTCCGAGCACCGCCTGAGCAAGCTGCGGGCCTACAGCGCGGTCGACTTCGACCGGGCCAAGTAGGGCGCGGGACGCACGGCGTGAGAGGGGCACCCCCGGTGCGGTGGGGGTGCCCCTTTCACGTGCCCGGGGGCTTTCGGGTGCCCCGAGGGTCTTCCGTACGTGCTCAGCCGGCCGCCGCTATGCGTCCTGTCGTCTGCGCCTTCTTCAGTTCCACGTCACGGCGACGGCGCCGGGCCAGGGCCACTCGGCGCTCGGCGGCCGTGAGACCGCCCCAGACGCCGTAGGGCTCGGGTTGCAGGAGCGCGTGCTCGCGGCACTCCACCATGACGGGACAGCGCGCACAGACCCGTTTCGCGGCTTCCTCGCGGGAGAGCCGGGCGGCCGTGGGCTCCTTGGAAGGGGCGAAGAACAGGCCCGCCTCGTCGCGCCGGCACACCGCCTCGGTATGCCAGGGGGCGTCTTGGTCCCTGTCGCGCGCTGGTACCCGCTGGGCCGGAACAGCGGCGACCTGCAGGGACGAATGCGGCGGTTGCAGCACGGGTCTACTCCTGACGACGGCTTCGCGAGCGAGAGACGATGCAGCAGGCCTACCCGCTGTGCGCGCGCCTATGCACTGAGTCCCCGACCCGCCGCGCCCCCGCGCGGCCTCCCGGCCGGTTCGGCACCCCCGGCGGCGAACCCGCGGCCGTCAGCGGTCCAGGTGTTTGCGCAGACTCCTGTCGACCTTGTGCTGCACCCGGTCGAGAATGTCCGCGACGAGCTTGCCCCGCTTCGGCCGGCCCTCGATGTTGCCCAGCACCGCCCAGCCGTCGACGTAGACCACCGGGGCGTCGGGCTGCGGGGAGTCCAGCGAGTCCACCTCGAAGTTGCCGAGGACCGCGCCGCCGGTGCCGCGCAGCGAGACGTTCTCCGGGACGCGGACCTCGACGTTGCCGAAGACCGAGATCGCCTTGATCACCACCTGCTGGTACTCGAAGAGGGCCTCGGTGAGGTCGATCTCGACGGTGCCGAAGACCGCGTAGGCGTGGATACGGCGGCCCGCGCGCCAGCGCCCCCGGCGGACCGCGCTGCTGAAGACCGCCACCACGTTGTCGTCGGGGTCGGCGGGAATCGCACCGGCGGTGGGCCGGCTGGGGGCGGAGGCCGGGGCCGCGCGGCGCTCGTGCGCGGCGGGCAGGTCCCGGACGAACGTCTCCAGCTCGCCGACCGTCTTGGCGGCCAGGACGCCCTCGACGCGCTCGGCGTGCTCGTCGGCGGTCAGCCGGCCCTCCGCGAGGGCCTCGCGGAGCATGTCGGCGATACGGTCACGATCGGCGTCCGAGGCGCGCAACTCGGCGGCCGGCGCGGGTGCGGCGCTCTGCTTGTGAAGGTCCACAGGAGCAGCGTACCCACACACGATAGATCGCGATACCCCCGGCCGGGCGAGGACGGCCGCGGTCGGGCCGGGCGAGGCCGCCGCGCTCCGGGCGGCGAACTGAGCCTTACCTCACAAGCTCGCCGTCGGCGGCAGGTTCTACGCTGGTGGGCGCCCGCCAACGGAGGCGGTCGCCGTCTGTCGAGTGAGGAATGGGCACCGATGCCTGAGTTCGCGTACACCGATCTGCTCCCCATGGGAGAGGACACCACCCCCTACCGGCTGGTGACCGCCGAGGGTGTCTCCACCTTCGAGGCCGACGGGCGGACGTTCCTCAAGGTGGAGCCGGAGGCGCTGCGCACGCTCGCCGCCGAGGCGATCCACGACATCCAGCACTACCTGCGTCCCGCCCATCTCGCGCAGCTGCGACGCATCATCGACGACCCCGAGGCGTCGGCCAACGACAAGTTCGTCGCGCTGGACCTGCTGAAGAACGCCAACATCGCGGCAGCCGGCGTCCTCCCCATGTGCCAGGACACCGGCACGGCGATCGTCATGGGCAAGCGCGGACAGAACGTGCTCACCGAGGGCGGCGACGAGGCGGCCCTGAGCCGCGGCATCTACGACGCGTACCTCAACCTCAACCTGCGCTACTCGCAGATGGCCCCGCTGACCATGTGGGACGAGAAGAACACCGGCTCCAACCTCCCGGCCCAGATCGAGCTGTACGCGGCCGACGGCGGCGCCTACAAGTTCCTGTTCATGGCCAAGGGCGGCGGCTCGGCCAACAAGAGCTTCCTCTACCAGGAGACGAAGGCCGTCCTGAACGAGGCCTCCATGATGAAGTTCCTGGAGGAGAAGATCCGCTCGCTCGGCACGGCCGCCTGCCCGCCGTACCACCTGGCGATCGTCGTCGGCGGCACGTCTGCCGAGTACGCGCTGAAGACCGCGAAGTACGCCTCCGCGCACTACCTCGACGAGATCCCGGCCGAGGGATCCGAACTGGGCCACGGCTTCCGGGACAAGGAGCTGGAGGAGAAGGTCTTCGAGCTGACGCAGAAGATCGGCATCGGCGCGCAGTTCGGCGGCAAGTACTTCTGCCACGACGTGCGCGTGGTGCGTCTCCCGCGGCACGGCGCGTCCTGCCCCGTCGCCATCGCCGTCTCCTGCTCCGCCGACCGGCAGGCCGTCGCGAAGATCACCGCCGAGGGCGTGTTCCTGGAGCAGCTCGAGACCGACCCGGCGCGCTTCCTGCCGGAGACCACGGACGAGCACCTCGACGAGTCGTCCGACGTCGTCCGGATCGACCTGAACCAGCCGATGGACGAGATCCTCGCCGAGCTGACGAAGTACCCGGTCAAGACCCGGCTGTCGCTCACCGGCCCGCTGGTCGTGGCCCGTGACATCGCCCACGCCAAGATCAAGGAACGCCTCGACGCGGGCGAGGAGATGCCGCAGTACCTGAAGGACCACCCGGTGTACTACGCGGGCCCGGCCAAGACGCCCGAGGGCTACGCGTCCGGCTCCTTCGGCCCGACGACGGCCGGTCGCATGGACTCCTACGTCGAGCAGTTCCAGGCCGCCGGCGGCTCCAGGGTCATGCTCGCCAAGGGCAACCGCAGCAAGCAGGTCACGGACGCGTGCGGCACGCACGGCGGTTTCTACCTCGGCTCGATCGGCGGTCCGGCCGCGCGGCTCGCGCAGGACTGCATCAAGAAGGTCGAGGTCGTCGAGTACGAGGAGCTCGGCATGGAGGCCGTCTGGAAGATCGAGGTCGAGGACTTCCCGGCGTTCGTCGTCGTCGACGACAAGGGCAACGACTTCTTCCAGGATCCGGCGCCCGCACCGACGTTCACGTCGATCCCGGTACGGGGACCCGGGCTGGTCTAGGGCCTGCGGGCGGCGGGGGTGCGGTTCTCGCCCCCGCCGCCCCGCCCGTCCCCTCCCGCCGGGGCTCCGCCCCTGCGAGCCCGCCACCGCCCCTCCGCCGGACGGGTCGGCGCGCGGAACATCCGGGCCGTCCCGATCGCTGTACGGGACATGAGCGAATACCGGATCGAGCACGACTCCATGGGCGAGGTACGCGTCCCGGCGGATGCCAAGTGGCGGGCGCAGACGCAGCGGGCCGTCGAGAACTTCCCCGTCTCGGGGCAGCGCATCGAGCGTGCGCACATCGAGGCGCTGGCGCGGATCAAGGGCGCCGCCGCGAAGGTGAACGCGCGGCTCGGGGTGGTCGACAAGGACATCGCCGACGCCATCCAGGAAGCGGCCGCAGAGGTCGCCGAGGGCCGGTGGGACGAGCACTTCCCCGTCGACGTGTTCCAGACCGGGTCCGGGACCTCGTCGAACATGAACACCAACGAAGTGGTCGCCACCCTCGCCTCCGAGCGCCTGGGCCGGGCCGTGCACCCCAACGACCACGTCAACGCCTCCCAGTCCTCCAACGACGTCTTCCCCTCGTCCCTGCACATCGCGGCCACCGCCGCCGTCACCCGCGATCTGATCCCGGCCCTGGAGCATCTGGCGGCGGCGCTGGAGCGCAAGTCCGAGGAGTTCGCCGACGTGGTGAAGGCGGGGCGGACGCATCTGATGGACGCCACGCCCGTGACGCTCGGCCAGGAGTTCGGCGGGTACGCCGCCCAGGTGCGGTACGGCGTGGAGCGGCTCAACTCCTCGCTCCCCCGGCTCGCCGAGCTGCCGCTGGGCGGCACCGCGGTCGGTACCGGCATCAACACTCCCCCCGGCTTCTCCGCCGCCGTCATCGAGGAGGTCGCCCGGGCCACCGGGCTGCCGCTGACCGAGGCGCGCGACCACTTCGAGGCGCAGGGCGCGCGGGACGGGGTCGTCGAGACCAGCGGTCAGCTGCGGACCATCGCCGTGGGGCTCACGAAGATCGCCAACGATCTGCGGTGGATGGCCTCGGGGCCGCGTACGGGCCTCGCCGAGATCAGCCTCCCCGACCTCCAGCCCGGGTCGTCGATCATGCCGGGCAAGGTCAACCCGGTGATCCCGGAGGCCGTGCTGATGGTCGCGGCGCAGGTCGTGGGGAACGACGCGACCGTCGCCACGGCGGGCGCCGCGGGCAACTTCGAGCTCAACGTCATGCTGCCGGTGATCGCCAAGAACGTGCTGGAGTCGGTGCGGCTGCTCGCCAACGTGTCCCGGCTGCTCGCCGACCGGACCGTCGACGGGATCGTCGCGCACCGGGAGCGCGCCCGTGAGTACGCCGAGTCCTCCCCGTCCGTGGTCACGCCGCTGAACAAGTACATCGGGTACGAGGAGGCCGCGAAGGTCGCCAAGAAGGCGCTGGCGCAGCGGAGCACGATCCGTCAGGTGGTGCTGGACGGCGGGTACGTGGAGCGGGGCGATCTGACGGTCGAACAGCTCGACGAGGCCCTGGATGTCCTGAGGATGACGCACCCGTAAACCCTTGCCCCGATTCACGCCCCCGGCGCGAGAACCGTGACGCGCGCCGCAGCGTCGTATGGCCATGGCACCTAATATCTGTGCATGGCAGACGGTGAAGTGGTGAGACGCGTGGGAACCGGTGGTGCGGCGGCCTTCTGGGAGCCGGGGAGCCGGATCCTGTGGCGCTACCGGGAGAACGGCGGGGCGCGTTTCCACATCGCCCGGCCGGTCACCGTCGTGCGGGACGACGAGGAACTGCTCGCCGTGTGGCTGGCCCCGGGCACGGAGTGCGTCAAGCCGGTGCTCGCGGACGGCACCCCGTTGCACCAGGAGCCGCTGCGCACCCGGTACACCAAGCCGCGTACCGTTCAGCTCGGCCGCTGGCTCGGCGCCGGTGTGCTGAAGGTGGTCCGGCCCGGCGAGCCGTGGTCGGTGTGGCTGTTCTGGGACCAGGGCTGGCAGTTCAAGAACTGGTACGTCAACCTGGAGCAGCCGCTGGCCCGTTGGGACGGCGGGGTGGACTCCGAGGACCACTTTCTTGACCTCTGCGTCTACCCGGACCGCAGTTGGGACGTGCGCGACGAGGACGAGTTCGCGCAGGCCCAGCAGGACGGGCTGATGGACGCGGCGGTCGCCGAGCAGGTGCGGGAGGCGGGTCGCAGGGCGGTGGAGGTGATCCGGGCGTGGGGGCCTCCGTTCAACGAGGGCTGGCAGCACTGGCGCCCGGATCCGTCCTGGGCCGTACCGTTGCTGCCGGAGGACTGGGACCGTACGCCCGCGCACATGTCCACATGAGACCCTTGATGCGCCCCCGGGCAACAAACGTAGGATCGTCCTCCGCAAGGCACGCTGGCAGTAACTCCCGGAGCGGATGCCGGGTCTGACCGAACGTCACCGAGGGGCGGCAGGACGTGAGCGAGGGGTACGACGGCACGACCAGCGGGGCGCTCGACGTCGGCCCCCAGGGCCGCTTGCGGTCCACCGGTGACACAGGAACAACCTCTGACCACGCGGGAATTCCGTTCCGGGGGCATGTATTCCGGGTATCGGGTTTCCTGCGGGACCAACTGCGCGCGCGGCGTGCAGCCCCGGACGGACGGATTCGACACGCGTGACGGAGCAGCCCACCTCCTACGAACGCCCCCAGGGCGTCGACCCCACGGACCCCCGTGGGGCACTGCTGCATACCCAGGCGCCGGCGCCGGGCCCGTCCGCCCCACCGCCCGATGCCTCGGGTACGACGACGTGCGGCAAGGGCGGAAAGGGTGGCATGGGCGGCCAGGGAGCCACGGGAATGGACGCGGCCGGTTCGGAGGCGGGTTCGGACACCGAGCACTCCCAGCCGTCGGCGTCCGACGAGGCGCTGGGGACACCTCCGGCGCGGGCGAAGCCGGACGACGCGGATCACCGGCCGCGCCCCGCACCCGAGTCCATCCCGGCCCAGCCGGGCACCGACACGCGTGCGGAGCGGGGGCCCGACGGGCAGGACCGGCGCGGTGCGGGGGTGGTGACGCCCGGCAGGCCCACGCCTATGCGGCGCGACGGCGACCGGTTGCGCTTCGTCGGGGCCGCGACCCGGCGGATCGCCCGCGGGCTGGACCTCGACGAGATCGTGATGGGGCTGTGCCGGGCCACCGTGCCGACCTTCTCCGACGCGATCCTCGTCTATCTGCGCGATCCGCTGCCCGTGGGCGACGAGAGGCCGGCGGCGGACCGCATCATGCTGCGGCTGCGGCGCACCGACCGCATCCCGGAGGAACGGGACACCGAGACCGGCTTCGCGGCGCTGGCGCTGCCGCCCCCGGAGCCGGCGGAGCTGACCGCCGAGTTGTCGGCGTCGGTCGGGGACATGTGCGAGGTGCGGCCGGGCGGGGCGCTCGCCGAGGTGCTGCGCGGGGTGCGTCCGGTGTTCGCCGACCATCCGGCCGCTCGGGCCGCGCTGCCCGAACTGCTGGGCGAGGACAGCACGTTGGCCATTCCGGGCGGCCAGCGGGCCGTCCTGGCCCCGTTGCGCGGCCGACGCCGGGTGATCGGCGCGGCGGTGTTCCTGCGCCGTCCGGAACGCATCCCGTTCGAGAACGACGATCTGCTGGTGGCCGCCCAGCTCGCCACGCACAGCGCCCTGGGCATCGACAAGGCGGTGCTGTACGACCGCGAGGCGTACATCGCCGACGAGTTGCAGCGGACCATGCTGCCGGAGACCCTGCCCCGTCCCACGGGCGTGCGGCTGGCGTCGCGGTATCTGCCCGCGGCCGAGACGGCGCGGGTGGGCGGCGACTGGTACGACGCCATCCCGCTGCCGGGCAGCCGGGTGGCGCTGGTGGTGGGCGATGTCATGGGGCACTCCATGACTTCCGCGGCCATCATGGGGCAGCTGCGGACTACGGCGCAGACCCTGGCCGGGCTCGACCTGCCCCCGCAGGAGGTCCTGCACCATCTCGACGAGCAGGCGCAGCGGCTGGGCACCGACCGGATGGCCACCTGCCTGTACGCGGTCTACGACCCGGTTGCGCACCGCATCACCATCGCCAACGCGGGTCATCCGCCGCCGGTGCTGCTGCATCTGGGCGGCCGGGCCGAGGTGCTGCGGGTGCCGCCGGGTGCGCCGATCGGCGTCGGCGGGGTCGACTTCGAGGCGGTGGAGCTCGACGCTCCGGCGGGCGCGACGCTGCTGCTGTACACCGACGGTCTGGTCGAGTCCCGGCTGCGTGACGTGGCGACGGGGATAGAGCAGCTGCGGGAGAAGCTGGCGGCGACCGCCCAGCTGACCGGGCCCGATCATCCGCCGCCGCTGGAAGCCCTGTGCGACGAGGTGCTCGACATGCTCGGTCCGGGCGACCGGGACGACGACATCGCGCTGCTGGCGGCCCGGTTCGACGGGATCGCGCCGAGCGACGTGGCCTACTGGCTGCTGGAGCCCGAGGACGCGGCTCCCGGCCGGGCCCGTAGGCTGGCCCGCCAGGCGTTGTCGCGCTGGGGGATGGAGGATCTGACCGACTCCGTGGAGTTGCTGGTCAGTGAGGTCGTCACCAACGCGGTGCGGTATGCCACGCGTCCGGTGAGTCTGCGGTTGCTGCGGACCGACGTGCTGCGCTGCGAGGTCGGGGACGACGTGCCGCAGCTGCCCCGGCTGCGGCAGGCCCGGGCGACCGACGAGGGTGGCCGTGGGCTGTATCTGGTCAACCGGCTGGCCCGGCGGTGGGGGGCGACCCGGCTGAGCACCGGCAAGGTGGTGTGGTTCGAGCTGAACCGGGGCTGAGCGGAGCGGACGAGCACGAGGAGAGGGCGCCCGGAGATCTCCGGGCGCCCTCTCCTGTGTGCGGTTGTCCGTCCCGGCCGGCGGCCGGTTACGGCCGCCGGCCCGGCCGTTTCCGGCTACTGGCCGAAGATCGGATTCC
This Streptomyces sp. NBC_00377 DNA region includes the following protein-coding sequences:
- a CDS encoding exodeoxyribonuclease VII small subunit, producing the protein MTSKTDETLGYEQARDELIEVVRRLEAGGTTLEESLALWERGEELAKVCRRWLEGARARLDAALAEEEEADGEE
- a CDS encoding DUF1707 SHOCT-like domain-containing protein produces the protein MDLHKQSAAPAPAAELRASDADRDRIADMLREALAEGRLTADEHAERVEGVLAAKTVGELETFVRDLPAAHERRAAPASAPSRPTAGAIPADPDDNVVAVFSSAVRRGRWRAGRRIHAYAVFGTVEIDLTEALFEYQQVVIKAISVFGNVEVRVPENVSLRGTGGAVLGNFEVDSLDSPQPDAPVVYVDGWAVLGNIEGRPKRGKLVADILDRVQHKVDRSLRKHLDR
- a CDS encoding class II fumarate hydratase, giving the protein MSEYRIEHDSMGEVRVPADAKWRAQTQRAVENFPVSGQRIERAHIEALARIKGAAAKVNARLGVVDKDIADAIQEAAAEVAEGRWDEHFPVDVFQTGSGTSSNMNTNEVVATLASERLGRAVHPNDHVNASQSSNDVFPSSLHIAATAAVTRDLIPALEHLAAALERKSEEFADVVKAGRTHLMDATPVTLGQEFGGYAAQVRYGVERLNSSLPRLAELPLGGTAVGTGINTPPGFSAAVIEEVARATGLPLTEARDHFEAQGARDGVVETSGQLRTIAVGLTKIANDLRWMASGPRTGLAEISLPDLQPGSSIMPGKVNPVIPEAVLMVAAQVVGNDATVATAGAAGNFELNVMLPVIAKNVLESVRLLANVSRLLADRTVDGIVAHRERAREYAESSPSVVTPLNKYIGYEEAAKVAKKALAQRSTIRQVVLDGGYVERGDLTVEQLDEALDVLRMTHP
- a CDS encoding WhiB family transcriptional regulator, which codes for MLQPPHSSLQVAAVPAQRVPARDRDQDAPWHTEAVCRRDEAGLFFAPSKEPTAARLSREEAAKRVCARCPVMVECREHALLQPEPYGVWGGLTAAERRVALARRRRRDVELKKAQTTGRIAAAG
- a CDS encoding fumarate hydratase, with the translated sequence MPEFAYTDLLPMGEDTTPYRLVTAEGVSTFEADGRTFLKVEPEALRTLAAEAIHDIQHYLRPAHLAQLRRIIDDPEASANDKFVALDLLKNANIAAAGVLPMCQDTGTAIVMGKRGQNVLTEGGDEAALSRGIYDAYLNLNLRYSQMAPLTMWDEKNTGSNLPAQIELYAADGGAYKFLFMAKGGGSANKSFLYQETKAVLNEASMMKFLEEKIRSLGTAACPPYHLAIVVGGTSAEYALKTAKYASAHYLDEIPAEGSELGHGFRDKELEEKVFELTQKIGIGAQFGGKYFCHDVRVVRLPRHGASCPVAIAVSCSADRQAVAKITAEGVFLEQLETDPARFLPETTDEHLDESSDVVRIDLNQPMDEILAELTKYPVKTRLSLTGPLVVARDIAHAKIKERLDAGEEMPQYLKDHPVYYAGPAKTPEGYASGSFGPTTAGRMDSYVEQFQAAGGSRVMLAKGNRSKQVTDACGTHGGFYLGSIGGPAARLAQDCIKKVEVVEYEELGMEAVWKIEVEDFPAFVVVDDKGNDFFQDPAPAPTFTSIPVRGPGLV
- the fomD gene encoding cytidylyl-2-hydroxypropylphosphonate hydrolase, which translates into the protein MADGEVVRRVGTGGAAAFWEPGSRILWRYRENGGARFHIARPVTVVRDDEELLAVWLAPGTECVKPVLADGTPLHQEPLRTRYTKPRTVQLGRWLGAGVLKVVRPGEPWSVWLFWDQGWQFKNWYVNLEQPLARWDGGVDSEDHFLDLCVYPDRSWDVRDEDEFAQAQQDGLMDAAVAEQVREAGRRAVEVIRAWGPPFNEGWQHWRPDPSWAVPLLPEDWDRTPAHMST
- a CDS encoding DUF4245 domain-containing protein, which produces MAGSNGKQKTARDMILSLGVIMIAAWVIYLFVPHDDRPPDVRQVDYRVELLTARRAATYPVAAPEGLPDTWKATSVRFKGDDFDAWHLGFHAPDGEYVTIEQSTQQPSKFVEEASQGSTATKVTEQIAGRTWVRYTGGRYDALVLKGAAGSTTVVAGTGGFAQLSMMAGALELA
- the xseA gene encoding exodeoxyribonuclease VII large subunit, whose protein sequence is MAVNTSADAPLPVGEVSRLIGSWIDRLGAVWVEGQITQLSRRPGAGVVFLTLRDPSHDISVSVTCFRQVFDAVADVVGEGARVVVHAKPEWYAPRGQLSLRAVEIRPVGVGELLARLEQLKKALTAEGLFAPARKKPLPFLPQLVGLVCGRASAAERDVLENARHRWPAVRFEVRNVAVQGVHAVTQVVQAVKELDALDEVDVIIVARGGGSVEDLLPFSDEQLVRAVAACRTPVVSAIGHEPDNPLLDHVADLRASTPTDAAKKVVPDVGEELERVRMLRGRARRCAQAFLEREERGLAHALARPAIQDPHRMIDERAEHVSSLVDRSRRTLGHLLDRADSELTHTHARVVALSPAATLKRGYAVLQKADGHVIRDPAEVTADEMLRARVAEGEFTVRAGGAGGQDGADA
- a CDS encoding malonic semialdehyde reductase, with the translated sequence MSLALDPTAQDLLFREAHTANTFTDEPVTDEQVQAIYDLVKYGPTAFNQTPLRITLVRSAEARERLVQHMAEGNQAKTATAPLVAILSADNEFHEELPTLFPAFPQAKDLFFGERPAREGAAALNAALQAAYFIIGVRAAGLAAGPMTGVDLEGVRKEFLDDDHTPLMIVNIGRPGEGASYPRSPRLAYDEVVTTV
- the glpX gene encoding class II fructose-bisphosphatase, producing the protein MTEHHHLPSELDVPSEAPDRNLALELVRVTEAAAMAAGRWVGRGDKNGADGAAVRAMRTLVSTVSMNGVVVIGEGEKDEAPMLFNGERVGDGTGPEVDIAVDPIDGTTLTAKGMPNAIAVLAATERGAMFDPSAVFYMDKLVTGPEAADFVDIDAPVAVNIRRVAKAKRATPEDVTVVILDRPRHEGIIEEIRETGARIKLISDGDVAGSILALREGTGVDLLLGIGGTPEGIISACAVKCLGGVIQGKLWPKDAEERQRALDAGHDLDRVLTTEDLVTGENVFFVATGITDGELLRGVRYRSETATTDSIVMRSKSGTVRRIDSEHRLSKLRAYSAVDFDRAK